A genome region from Babesia bigemina genome assembly Bbig001, chromosome : I includes the following:
- a CDS encoding signal recognition particle SRP54 protein, putative, protein MVLAELGGQISEAFRKLHARTVITDEVIDEVIGDIVRALLTADVNVKLVRKLRENVKLQARLHADALGANKRKFIQKAVIEEFISMLSSDREPYTPKKGQPNVIMFVGLQGAGKTTTCTKFAYHYQRKGWRTALICADTFRAGAFDQLKQNAAKVKIPFFGSYSEANAVRVAAEGVAKFKEEKYDIIIVDTSGRHKQEESLFEEMRLIHQAVKPDDVIFVMDSHIGQACYDQAAAFNKAVDVGSVIITKLDGHARGGGALAAVAATDSPIIFIGHGEHFDAFEKFDAKSFVSRILGMGDINGLINTIQEVVNLEDNKEMVGRITAGKFSIRDMYDQFQNLLKMGPLSQVMSMFPGIAPGLIDAGSEQQGVSRVKRFLYIMDSMTDEELDCVKPLTESRVARIARGSGCSVFEVNVLLDNHKMLQKMVGNMGKAGLNKESAVHSMMRNPQQMMSRLQHMIDPKLLQRMGGAGNLFKFMKELSQNENVAGMMKQMGGGGRR, encoded by the exons ATGGTTTTGGCTGAATTAGGTGGCCAGATCTCCGAGGCGTTCCGCAAGCTGCACGCCCGGACGGTCATCACCGACGAG GTGATTGACGAGGTTATCGGTGACATCGTGAGAGCGCTTCTAACCGCCGATGTGAACGTGAAGCTCGTGCGGAAGCTCAGGGAAAATGTGAAGCTGCAGGCCCGCCTCCACGCCGATGCGTTGGGGGCCAACAAACGCAAGTTCATTCAGAAG GCGGTCATCGAGGAGTTCATTTCCATGCTCTCCAGCGACCGCGAGCCGTACACGCCGAAGAAGGGCCAGCCCAACGTGATCATGTTCGTCGGCCTGCAGGGTGCGGGTAAAACGACGACGTGCACGAAGTTCGCGTACCACTACCAGCGCAAGGGCTGGCGCACAGCGCTGATTTGCGCGGACACCTTCCGCGCGGGCGCTTTTGACCAGCTGAAGCAGAACGCCGCCAAGGTGAAAATTCCCTTTTTCGGCAGCTACAGCGAGGCCAATGCAGTGAGGGTGGCCGCCGAGGGCGTGGCGAAGTTCAAGGAGGAGAAGTacgacatcatcatcgtcgacaCCTCCGGTCGCCACAAGCAGGAGGAGTCGCTGTTCGAGGAGATGCGGCTCATCCACCAGGCCGTGAAGCCCGACGACGTGATTTTCGTCATGGACAGCCACATCGGTCAAGCGTGCTACGACCAGGCCGCCGCGTTCAATAAGGCGGTGGACGTCGGAAGCGTGATCATCACCAAGCTCGACGGCCACGCGCGTGGTGGTGGCGCCCTGGCGGCCGTCGCGGCCACCGACTCCCCAATCATTTTCATCGGTCACGGCGAGCACTTCGACGCGTTCGAGAAGTTCGACGCGAAGTCGTTCGTATCGCGTATTTTGGGGATGGGCGACATCAACGGGCTGATAAACACGATCCAGGAGGTGGTGAACCTGGAGGACAACAAGGAGATGGTCGGGCGCATCACCGCCGGGAAGTTCTCCATACGCGACATGTACGACCAGTTCCAGAACCTGCTGAAGATGGGCCCGCTGAGCCAGGTGATGTCGATGTTCCCCGGCATAGCCCCGGGCTTGATAGACGCTGGTAGCGAGCAGCAGGGCGTGAGCCGCGTGAAGCGCTTTTTGTACATCATGGACTCCATGACCGACGAGGAGCTGGACTGCGTGAAGCCGCTGACCGAGTCCCGCGTGGCCAGGATCGCCCGCGGCTCCGGGTGCTCGGTGTTCGAGGTCAACGTGCTGCTCGACAACCACAAGATGCTGCAGAAGATGGTCGGCAACATGGGCAAGGCCGGCCTGAACAAGGAGAGCGCCGTGCACAGCATGATGCGCAACCCGCAGCAGATGATGAGCCGTCTGCAGCACATGATCGACCccaagctgctgcagcgcatggGCGGTGCGGGCAACCTGTTCAAGTTCATGAAGGAGCTGTCGCAGAACGAGAACGTGGCCGGTATGATGAAGCAGATGGGCGGGGGTGGGAGGCGCTAG